One window of the Torulaspora delbrueckii CBS 1146 chromosome 6, complete genome genome contains the following:
- the SUL2 gene encoding sulfate permease (similar to Saccharomyces cerevisiae SUL2 (YLR092W); ancestral locus Anc_8.271): MGTREAESVPADSAFKLDDLEAEYDLYKANEQLEDNEVTVNGSEDDYGNKKGIDLVKETEVRYYGSPGPEAIGGNIPGFEESTVSVKDYYNQFIREKLTLNSAGSYVYSLFPIVKWFPHYNLTWGYADLVAGITVGCVLVPQSMSYAQIASLPPQYGLYSSFIGAFIYSLFATSKDVCIGPVAVMSLQTAKVIAQVSAKYPENDPIVTAPVIATALSLLCGIVAIGVGLLRLGFLVELISLNAVAGFMTGSAFNILWGQVPALMGYSSKVNTRASTYKVVIDSLKHLPDTKLDAVFGLVPLCLLYLWKWWCGTYGPKLADRQLAHSPKKQRILKRFYFYSNAMRNAVIIIVFTAISWRITKNKDKEHRPIKVLGTVPSGLEDVGVAKIPEGLLAKMAPDIPASIIVLLLEHIAISKSFGRINDYKVVPDQELIAIGATNLIGTFFNAYPATGSFSRSALKAKCEVRTPFSGVFTGCCVLVAIYCLTDAFFFIPSATLSAVIIHAVSDLLASYKTTWNFWKMNPLDCCAFIVTVLITVFSSIENGIYFAMCWSCAMLLLKHAFPAGQFLGRVEVAEVINPTVVEDVEAISINDQIEGSVGKSKSLKADKGAISASSGSNYKFHSKWVAEQYAYNRELNPDVKILPPPPGVVVYRMSDSFTYINCSRHYDTIFDHIKKHTRRGQLLHLRKKSDRPWNDPGEWEISPSIKKFFKLGKKNQNDIESQDEDVAIDNTRDERPLLKIICLDFSQVVQVDSTAIQSLVDLRKAVHKYADRQVEFHFTGIISSWVKRSLLSMGFGTVNASYSDESIIAGHSSYHIAKTTKPLADDFTTDSSGSSQLQQSQEIYAATGTNMPFFHLDIPDFSKWDL, encoded by the coding sequence ATGGGAACCCGTGAAGCTGAGAGTGTGCCTGCGGATTCCGCATTCAAgcttgatgatttggaagctgaATACGATTTATACAAGGCCAATGAACAGTTAGAGGATAATGAAGTTACTGTAAATGGATCGGAAGACGACTATGGTAATAAGAAGGGAATAGATCTGGTCAAGGAGACCGAAGTGAGATACTATGGATCACCAGGTCCCGAGGCGATTGGTGGAAATATTCCAGGTTTCGAAGAGTCTACAGTGTCTGTGAAAGATTACTATAACCAATTCATACGTGAAAAATTGACTTTAAATAGTGCTGGAAGCTATGTCTATTCTTTGTTCCCAATTGTTAAATGGTTCCCACATTACAATCTTACTTGGGGTTATGCGGATTTGGTCGCCGGTATCACTGTTGGTTGCGTGTTAGTGCCACAGTCGATGTCATACGCACAAATTGCTTCTTTGCCTCCACAATATGGGTTGTATTCCTCATTTATTGGAGCTTTCATTTATTCTCTGTTTGCTACCTCTAAGGACGTTTGTATTGGACCAGTGGCTGTTATGTCTTTACAAACAGCCAAAGTTATTGCTCAAGTGTCTGCCAAGTATCCAGAGAATGATCCTATTGTGACTGCTCCAGTTATCGCCACTGCACTGTCTTTGCTATGTGGTATCGTTGCCATAGGTGTTGGTTTGTTGAGATTGGGATTCCTGGTTGAACttatctctttgaatgcGGTTGCCGGCTTCATGACTGGTTCTGCTTTCAACATCTTATGGGGTCAAGTTCCCGCTTTAATGGGTTACAGTAGCAAAGTTAACACAAGAGCTTCCACTTACAAAGTTGTCATCGACTCTTTAAAGCATTTGCCAGATACTAAATTGGACGCTGTGTTTGGATTGGTTCCTTTATGCCTTCTATACTTGTGGAAATGGTGGTGTGGTACTTACGGTCCTAAACTTGCTGATAGGCAACTAGCTCACAGTCCAAAGaaacaaagaattttgaaacgTTTCTACTTTTACTCAAATGCAATGAGAAATGCGGTTATTATCATCGTATTCACCGCTATCTCATGGCGTATCACTAAAAATAAGGACAAGGAACATAGACCCATCAAGGTGCTTGGTACTGTGCCATCCGGTTTGGAAGATGTCGGTGTCGCAAAGATCCCAGAAGGTTTGCTCGCAAAGATGGCTCCTGATATCCCTGCATCCATCATTGTTTTGCTACTGGAGCATATTGCGATCTCAAAGTCGTTTGGTAGAATTAACGACTACAAAGTTGTCCCTGACCAAGAATTGATCGCCATTGGTGCTACAAACTTGATCGGTACTTTTTTCAACGCTTATCCAGCTACTGGATCTTTTTCGAGATCTGCCTTAAAGGCTAAGTGCGAAGTGCGTACACCTTTCTCAGGTGTTTTCACTGGTTGTTGTGTTTTGGTGGCAATCTACTGTTTAACTgatgctttcttctttatTCCTTCTGCTACACTATCTGCTGTTATCATTCATGCGGTTTCCGATTTGCTAGCTTCTTACAAGACTACATGGAATTTCTGGAAGATGAACCCACTGGACTGTTGTGCCTTTATCGTCACGGTCTTGATTACCGTTTTCTCATCGATTGAAAACGGTATCTATTTCGCCATGTGTTGGTCCTGTGCCATGCTATTGCTGAAACACGCATTCCCAGCTGGGCAATTTTTGGGCCGTGTTGAGGTCGCCGAGGTGATCAATCCaactgttgttgaagatgttgagGCCATCAGTATTAATGATCAAATCGAAGGTTCAGTTGGAAAAtcaaagagcttgaaagCTGACAAGGGCGCTATCAGCGCTTCTTCTGGTTCCAATTACAAATTCCATTCTAAATGGGTTGCCGAACAATACGCTTACAATCGTGAATTAAATCCCGATGTTAAGATACTCCCACCACCACCAGGTGTCGTTGTTTACAGAATGAGTGACAGTTTCACATATATCAACTGTTCAAGACATTATGATACCATCTTTGACCACATCAAGAAGCACACAAGACGGGGTCAATTGCTACACCTAAGGAAGAAATCTGATCGTCCATGGAACGATCCTGGTGAATGGGAAATATCACCATCAATaaagaaatttttcaaactaggcaagaaaaatcaaaacGACATAGAATCGCAGGACGAGGACGTTGCAATTGACAATACAAGAGATGAAAGACCTTTACTGAAGATAATCTGCCtagatttttcacaagTTGTTCAAGTCGACTCTACAGCAATCCAATCTTTAGTTGACTTGAGGAAAGCAGTTCACAAATACGCTGACAGACAAGTCGAGTTTCATTTCACAGGCATAATATCCTCATGGGTCAAGAGAAGTTTACTAAGTATGGGTTTCGGTACGGTGAACGCATCTTACAGCGATGAATCAATTATTGCAGGTCATTCAAGCTATCACATCGCCAAAACTACAAAACCACTAGCCGACGATTTTACAACTGACAGTAGCGGATCTTCACAGCTTCAACAGTCACAAGAAATATACGCAGCTACAGGTACCAATATGCCTTTCTTCCACCTCGACATCCCAGACTTCTCCAAGTGGGATCTCTGA
- the VBA4 gene encoding Vba4p (similar to Saccharomyces cerevisiae YDR119W; ancestral locus Anc_8.272) → MGKKDKQRNKLREFTRQKQLQQAKKNDMLEETRPLVAPSSAEPIEASLLLPIKPEILQDPSTDLPGFVAEEIGQQEEVANGYGSITDPHDGDNKSERPVSTAEEISGARLRVIMLSMYLGIFLAAIDNTIVSTTSAHVASEFNQLSKVSWIATSYLLSSATFQPLYGKVSDIFGRKCLLVFTNVAFLIGCLMCGLSKSFWWLVIARFVAGVGGGGLTSMSSITITDLVPLRERAMYQGICNVFYGLGTACGGIVGGWFSDNKGGWRMAFLIQVPLSAISLLVIILHLKLPSKRATRNQDNSIKRKLLAIDWLGASTLVIFLVLFLLTASLGGKEIAYGSRTFALMLISSLLSCLVFIYVELRVAADPILPLRFLAIRSVLGSSLSNWFCMMATMTTSYYLPIYFSGVLNMSPTDVGKRLMPNFFSVAFGSLGAGYYMKKTRKYYWFSLIFCAVAVLGQLQILLIDPKIPTWRQYILLLVPGVGTSVLITVALLAMIAAVPHEHQAATTSISYAFRSAGCTLGVSIGGAIFRESLSKLTTRYVLRYISKEHPKEELLKIIDKASESSEWVHHSAPDFIRQTLLECYHKACKNTFLFCFICSILTLVSFSIIKEKKLHSSLDRKEDQEDLEDL, encoded by the coding sequence ATGGGTAAGAAGGATAAGCAGCGTAATAAACTGCGTGAGTTCACCAGACAGAAACAGTTACAACAGGCGAAGAAAAACGATATGTTGGAAGAAACGCGACCACTAGTTGCACCCAGTAGTGCTGAACCCATTGAAGCTAGTCTGTTGTTACCAATTAAACCTGAAATATTACAGGATCCCAGTACTGATCTCCCCGGGTTTGTagctgaagagattggGCAGCAAGAAGAGGTGGCCAACGGTTATGGATCCATCACGGATCCTCATGATGGCGATAACAAGTCTGAGCGTCCTGTTTCTACTGCGGAGGAGATATCTGGTGCAAGGTTGAGAGTTATTATGTTATCGATGTATCTGGGGATATTCTTGGCGGCCATCGACAACACTATCGTCTCAACCACCTCAGCCCATGTTGCATCTGAGTTCAATCAATtgtcaaaagtttcatGGATTGCGACATCGTATTTACTCTCGAGCGCAACATTTCAACCTCTATATGGGAAAGTCTCTGACATATTTGGACGTAAGTGCCTATTGGTCTTCACCAATGTAGCATTCTTGATCGGCTGCCTGATGTGCGGCTTGAGCAAGTCTTTCTGGTGGCTTGTAATCGCCAGGTTTGTCGCTGGTGTAGGTGGCGGTGGTCTCACTTCGATGAGTTCTATTACCATCACTGATCTGGTGCCTCTCAGAGAGCGAGCCATGTACCAGGGAATCTGTAATGTCTTTTATGGGCTGGGGACTGCATGTGGAGGTATTGTAGGTGGATGGTTTAGTGATAACAAAGGTGGTTGGAGAATGGCATTTTTAATTCAGGTCCCATTGTCTGCAATCAGTCTTCTAGTGATCATTCTACACCTAAAACTACCTAGCAAGAGGGCAACTCGCAACCAAGATAACTCGATAAAGCGCAAACTTTTAGCCATCGATTGGCTTGGCGCCTCGACTTTGGTTATATTCCTTGTCCTGTTCCTGTTAACCGCATCATTGGGAGGTAAAGAAATCGCATATGGTTCCAGAACGTTTGCCCTCATGTTAATTTCATCACTATTGAGTTGTCTCGTATTCATCTATGTGGAATTACGAGTTGCCGCGGACCCAATTCTGCCGTTAAGATTCCTGGCGATTCGCAGCGTTTTAGGTTCTAGTTTAAGCAACTGGTTCTGCATGATGGCAACAATGACCACAAGTTATTACTTGCCAATCTACTTCTCTGGTGTGCTCAATATGTCACCAACAGATGTCGGGAAAAGACTAATGCCCAACTTCTTCAGTGTCGCATTTGGTTCACTAGGTGCCGGCTACTACATGAAGAAGACTCGCAAATACTACTGGTTCTCACTTATATTTTGCGCAGTCGCCGTTCTGGGCCAATTACAAATCCTACTCATTGACCCAAAGATCCCAACATGGAGACAGTACATTCTACTACTTGTACCCGGTGTCGGCACTTCAGTCCTCATCACAGTCGCATTACTCGCAATGATCGCTGCAGTCCCACACGAGCACCAAGCTGCCACAACCTCGATCTCCTACGCATTCAGATCAGCAGGCTGCACACTCGGAGTCTCCATCGGTGGAGCTATCTTCCGCGAATCTCTCAGCAAACTCACCACACGTTATGTCTTACGCTACATTTCAAAAGAACAcccaaaagaagaacttctCAAGATTATAGACAAAGCCTCCGAATCCTCCGAATGGGTCCATCACAGTGCGCCAGACTTCATACGCCAAACACTACTAGAATGCTACCACAAGGCCTGCAAGAACACTTTCCTTTTCTGCTTCATTTGCTCAATTCTCACATTAGTAAGTTTCTCAATcatcaaggagaagaagcTACACTCCTCACTTGATAGAAaggaagatcaagaagaccTCGAGGATCTCTAA
- the TMA64 gene encoding Tma64p (similar to Saccharomyces cerevisiae TMA64 (YDR117C); ancestral locus Anc_8.269), with protein MFKKEPHIKALSNLKNSERKKLLQSCKEQTGASDYNFSTSIVKQTNYKGQHSDGTVYTDQNNVPIWFKEKHGELLFPTVYSCWTAPNLLPIVLTHDFVIEERLFNGANLMLAGTLPPFDERCVPAKVCGIASRTDPKVILAIGVVQLNLPSYSSVIGQPGIAVKVMHYFTDGLCQAFKIDIEPAVLSSEPVEEEEEEEGKEKLTESPKRETFHTEISIEDVAQVLDELSVEDVDHFFTRALYYTFTHDTGLNIPINASNFISNHILPNLPPVDQSQVNMKKTSWKKTAKFLKHFEKVGFLQLKGKGDDLVIVGVNKNKDELKNFVPYKTSGQTASKKNSNKDSSPGMMYSEKLYKPINLGKDFIQCSDLPPKNLYTVTELKDSVNQYITAKKLVDSKNKKMVLLDDLLFDMFYRKKKTQETPRCVSRAQIMDPFIANNFTEFYQLFKDEDTPLFKNPIRGPLPRVKIVTEMKIGRKVVTRVSHFETFKLDPEDLAANLRKLCSGSTTIGETVTSPKVAEVQVQGAHGPLIIDYLNKQGIPTKWIDFESKLKNKKKKKA; from the coding sequence atgttcaagaaagagccTCATATCAAAGCATTGagtaatttgaaaaactctGAACGTAAGAAACTGCTTCAAAGTTGCAAAGAACAAACTGGCGCTTCAGATTACAACTTCTCCACTTCAATAGTTAAACAGACAAATTATAAGGGACAGCATAGTGATGGTACGGTTTATACAGATCAAAACAATGTTCCAATTTGGTTCAAGGAAAAGCATGGTGAGCTATTGTTTCCTACCGTGTATTCTTGTTGGACTGCCCCAAACCTATTACCCATAGTACTCACCCATGATTTTGTaattgaagagagattGTTCAACGGTGCCAATCTGATGCTTGCTGGCACATTACCACCGTTTGATGAGCGATGTGTTCCGGCAAAGGTGTGTGGTATCGCAAGCAGAACTGACCCCAAAGTTATTTTGGCAATTGGGGTTGTTCAACTGAACTTGCCATCGTACAGTTCGGTGATTGGCCAGCCTGGAATAGCAGTCAAAGTGATGCATTATTTTACAGATGGACTATGCCAGGCTTTTAAAATAGACATAGAACCAGCAGTGTTATCGTCCGAGCctgtggaagaagaagaagaagaagaaggaaaggAGAAACTGACTGAGAGCCCCAAGAGGGAGACTTTTCATACTGAGATTAGTATAGAAGATGTCGCACAAGTGCTGGATGAGCTCTCAGTTGAGGATGTTGATCACTTCTTCACAAGGGCACTATACTACACTTTTACTCACGATACAGGTTTAAACATCCCAATTAATGCATCAAATTTTATCTCTAACCACATCTTACCGAACCTTCCACCTGTGGATCAATCCCAGGTCAATATGAAGAAAACATCCTGGAAGAAGACCgccaaattcttgaagcattttgaaaaagtggGCTTCTTGCAATTAAAAGGTAAAGGTGATGATCTTGTTATTGTTGGAGTcaacaagaataaagatGAGCTCAAGAATTTTGTTCCATACAAGACCAGCGGGCAAActgcttcaaagaagaacagcAATAAGGACTCGTCACCAGGAATGATGTACTCTGAAAAGCTTTACAAGCCCATTAACCTGGGAAAAGATTTTATTCAATGCTCTGACCTACCTCCCAAAAATCTCTACACAGTGACAGAACTAAAGGACAGTGTTAATCAATATATCACCGCAAAGAAGCTGGTcgattcaaagaacaagaagatggtTTTACTGGATGATTTACTGTTCGACATGTTTTACcgaaagaagaagacacAGGAAACTCCACGTTGCGTCTCCCGAGCACAAATCATGGATCCGTTCATCGCAAACAACTTTACAGAGTTTTACCAACTTTTTAAAGACGAGGATACACCATTGTTCAAGAATCCGATCAGAGGTCCATTACCTCGCGTCAAGATCGTAACTGAGATGAAGATAGGCAGAAAAGTTGTTACAAGAGTTTCGCATTTCGAAACTTTCAAACTAGACCCAGAAGATCTCGCTGCCAACCTCAGGAAACTGTGTAGTGGCTCAACAACGATCGGAGAGACCGTAACGTCTCCCAAGGTCGCAGAGGTGCAGGTTCAAGGGGCGCACGGCCCTCTGATAATTGACTACTTAAACAAGCAGGGAATTCCAACCAAGTGGATCgactttgaaagtaaactgaagaacaagaagaagaagaaggcttGA
- the COX26 gene encoding Cox26p (similar to Saccharomyces cerevisiae YDR119W-A; ancestral locus Anc_8.273) codes for MFYTQVLRSAAAAARATSRNHNSQSWAVSEAKRLTPAILGWGGFLAGCLGWPFAIKHFMSAN; via the coding sequence ATGTTTTACACACAGGTTCTAAGATCGGCTGCTGCAGCTGCTCGTGCTACTAGCAGAAATCATAATAGTCAGTCATGGGCAGTCAGTGAGGCTAAGAGACTAACGCCTGCTATATTAGGATGGGGTGGATTTTTAGCTGGTTGTTTGGGATGGCCATTTGCTATCAAGCACTTTATGTCGGCCAACTAG
- the MRPL1 gene encoding mitochondrial 54S ribosomal protein uL1m (similar to Saccharomyces cerevisiae MRPL1 (YDR116C); ancestral locus Anc_8.268) gives MLNFSCIGRSVLRRSFLHTGNVLRAEEAAANVSKLSKDQLKKREIRRLAQRKAAAKKSPSDHPLYMSIPMALRFLRAAEVGQPQTQQTITLTTAVVAERGVPALAGSVSFPKPLKEVKIAVFSGDEDQLKVAREKFNCHLVGGTEIIEKIKSGEIPVDFDKAFATPDIAPALTSQLARILGPRGVLPTVKKGTVATDVSRLVQDSMGSMPFRQRGNAISIAVGKSSFSDRQILENAIATHDAVKEALANQVSKKTSLLGKTTLSSTHGPGIVIDFA, from the coding sequence ATGCTCAATTTCTCCTGTATTGGTAGATCTGTGCTTAGAAGGAGTTTTCTCCACACTGGCAATGTCCTAAGAGCAGAGGAAGCGGCTGCAAATGTGAGTAAATTatcaaaagatcaattgaagaaaagagagaTACGTCGATTGGCTCAGCGAAAAGCAGCTGCTAAGAAATCACCTAGTGACCATCCATTATACATGTCGATTCCCATGGCCCTAAGATTTTTACGGGCTGCAGAAGTTGGGCAACCGCAGACACAACAGACCATAACCTTGACGACGGCCGTTGTTGCTGAGAGAGGTGTACCAGCACTAGCAGGTAGTGTTTCTTTCCCAAAACCATTGAAGGAAGTGAAAATTGCAGTTTTTagtggtgatgaagatcaattgaaggtgGCCCGTGAAAAGTTTAACTGTCACCTTGTAGGTGGAACTGAAATCATCGAAAAGATTAAATCAGGTGAGATCCCAGTGGATTTCGATAAGGCATTCGCCACTCCCGATATTGCTCCAGCTTTGACGTCCCAACTGGCAAGAATTCTAGGTCCTCGTGGTGTGCTTCCCACTGTGAAGAAGGGTACTGTAGCTACAGACGTCAGTCGTTTGGTCCAGGATAGTATGGGGTCAATGCCTTTCAGACAGCGTGGTAACGCTATCAGTATCGCTGTAGGTAAGTCAAGTTTCTCTGACAGGCAGATCCTCGAGAACGCAATTGCTACACATGATGCAGTGAAAGAAGCACTTGCTAATCAGGTCTCTAAGAAGACCAGTCTTTTGGGTAAGACGACTCTCTCTAGTACACATGGACCAGGTATCGTGATTGATTTCGCTTAG
- the MRX14 gene encoding mitochondrial 54S ribosomal protein bL34m (similar to Saccharomyces cerevisiae YDR115W; ancestral locus Anc_8.267) yields MSFLARKPLQLNARRTLTSLSSFSPLRSLFAQNKSQGLLGVPETHSPLSSISLLFPFGIMQRRWKSRGNTFQPSTLKRKRRIGFLARARSKTGSRVLQRRKAKGRWYLTY; encoded by the coding sequence ATGTCTTTCCTCGCTAGAAAGCCACTACAGCTCAATGCTAGAAGGACCTTGACTTCCCTCAGTTCGTTTTCTCCATTGCGTTCACTGTTTGCACAAAATAAAAGTCAGGGACTACTGGGGGTTCCTGAGACTCATTCACCATTATCTAGCATTTCGCTGTTGTTTCCATTCGGTATCATGCAAAGAAGGTGGAAATCTAGAGGTAATACTTTTCAGCCAAGCACACTaaaaaggaaaagaagaataggTTTCCTAGCTAGAGCCAGAAGTAAGACGGGCTCAAGGGTTTTGCAGCGCCGGAAGGCCAAAGGTAGATGGTATTTGACCTATTGA
- the APC4 gene encoding anaphase promoting complex subunit 4 (similar to Saccharomyces cerevisiae APC4 (YDR118W); ancestral locus Anc_8.270): MVVTELDYRCYNPLYSLYAKKFNKGLSICRVADNAKIATVAVRDLNVLAQFQWDPITGKRMTVFYKDGNARIYDAFQAGKLLALLRISKTRVDGAIWDRIELSRQEVTFKFDHFVLNSMPKMIRFARDTRQIFILPYEPPNKTWRLATEEEDGVKREKEILDVHLVHQEDNGLVLMLDGDFILRLAAGPSGPALKDIVVADRGLYHCFYEDATVESLSLDQLIQCDATIQLIQHFIAIKQLNHYLQDHLDLIKRDLVAPYTEFLTKICDAAFGYEILHEELESLLLGGGLSVELENWFCYTVGEKNFKKWKKMGLEMYQKTIQILTLSFIPACERVILLSERCRACLKALQLIESSTTTDSSEFANLTSLSQTYLRSTVETIQGVSAQEVLFQTFLQWFDDRLHEALDEDYKQKLSIDSNCKIGYQIATYLDLRINPDKQSEYDNKFLKLQTFQEILDTMSQNLQLIRDREIEPKVLQKITRVNRHNLPNSENQILLAVAPIPSQSNIISFFSSSNAAQQPTFYTRTLDKSSLAQISSEVPIELPFSQQDHHQIKAGIARLTSPLEKPQDHSNHPYNAEIVLWVSNNNAATCEEQFTVHCQITPAGMPIPGEFNRKSEQ, from the coding sequence ATGGTTGTAACAGAGCTGGACTATCGCTGCTATAATCCGTTATATTCTTTGTATGCGAAGAAATTCAATAAAGGACTGAGTATTTGCAGAGTGGCTGACAACGCCAAGATAGCTACAGTTGCAGTACGGGATCTCAACGTTTTGgctcaatttcaatggGATCCTATCACGGGCAAGCGTATGACCGTGTTCTACAAAGATGGGAATGCTAGAATATACGATGCTTTTCAAGCTGGTAAGCTCCTGGCGCTGCTTCGAATATCCAAAACTAGGGTTGACGGAGCTATATGGGATCGTATTGAGTTGAGTAGACAAGAAGTTACTTTTAAGTTTGACCATTTTGTACTAAATTCGATGCCCAAGATGATCAGATTCGCGAGGGATACCAGACAGATATTCATACTACCCTATGAGCCGCCCAACAAGACCTGGCGGCTAGCcacagaggaagaagatggggTGAAACGTGAGAAGGAGATCTTGGACGTCCACTTGGTGCACCAGGAAGACAATGGATTGGTTTTGATGCTTGATGGCGATTTTATTTTGCGATTAGCCGCTGGGCCTTCAGGACCTGCCCTGAAGGACATAGTGGTGGCCGATCGCGGGTTGTACCATTGTTTCTACGAGGATGCAACTGTGGAGAGCTTAAGCTTGGACCAACTGATACAATGTGATGCAACAATCCAGTTGATACAGCATTTTATCGCGATTAAACAGTTGAACCattatcttcaagatcatctGGATCTCATAAAGAGGGACCTTGTCGCTCCATACACAGAATTCTTGACCAAAATTTGTGACGCTGCTTTTGGATACGAAATATTACATGAAGAGTTGGAGTCCCTGTTGCTAGGCGGCGGCCTTTCTGTTGAACTAGAGAATTGGTTTTGTTATACAGTGGGGgaaaagaatttcaagaaatggaagaaaatggGACTAGAAATGTATCAAAAGACCATCCAAATACTGACTTTATCTTTTATTCCCGCATGCGAGAGAGTGATCTTGCTCAGCGAAAGATGTCGTGCCTGTCTGAAAGCGCTACAACTAATCGAGTCCAGTACAACAACAGACTCAAGTGAGTTTGCAAACTTGACGTCTCTGAGTCAAACGTACTTAAGATCCACGGTGGAGACCATACAAGGAGTAAGTGCGCAGGAAGTGCTTTTCCAAACTTTCCTTCAATGGTTCGATGACAGGCTACACGAAGCCCTAGACGAAGACTATAAACAAAAACTATCAATAGACTCCAATTGCAAGATAGGCTATCAAATTGCAACGTACCTTGATTTACGCATCAATCCTGACAAGCAATCAGAATACGACAACAAATTCTTAAAACTGCAAACGTTCCAAGAAATACTAGACACCATGTCACAAAATCTGCAACTAATCAGAGATCGAGAAATCGAACCCAAAGTGCTCCAAAAGATTACAAGAGTAAATCGCCACAATTTACCAAACTCAGAAAACCAGATCCTACTCGCTGTAGCACCCATCCCATCCCAATCAAACatcatttctttcttctcaagcTCTAACGCTGCACAACAGCCCACATTTTACACAAGGACCCTGGATAAGTCTAGCCTCGCCCAGATCTCTTCTGAAGTTCCGATAGAACTGCCATTCAGTCAACAGGATCACCATCAGATAAAAGCAGGAATTGCTCGACTCACAAGTCCTTTAGAGAAACCCCAAGACCACAGTAATCATCCGTATAACGCCGAAATTGTCCTGTGGGTGTCGAACAACAACGCCGCAACATGCGAAGAACAGTTTACAGTCCACTGCCAAATCACACCCGCAGGCATGCCAATCCCTGGCGAGTTTAATCGGAAGTCAGAGCAGTGA